The proteins below are encoded in one region of Ornithinimicrobium avium:
- the pgm gene encoding phosphoglucomutase (alpha-D-glucose-1,6-bisphosphate-dependent): MARHERAGQPAQEQDLVDVEALVRAYTQIVPDPDDVDQQVAFGTSGHRGSALDAAFNEHHILATTQAICEYRLEQGTEGPLFIGKDTHALSAPAWRSALEVLVANGVDVRVDREGEAAYTPTPAVSRAILAHNRERPGATGTADGIVVTPSHNPPRDGGFKYNPPHGGPADTDATGWIADRANELLRLGLEGVRRVPLEEALGAVEPYDFMGEYVRALPRVVDLDAIREAGVRIGADPLGGASVHYWQAIADEHGLDLTVVNPDVDPTWRFMTLDWDGKIRMDCSSPDAMASLIGAMEDGATYDVATGNDADADRHGIVTPDGGLMNPNHYLAVAIDYLYGGARPEWPQDVAVGKTLVSSSMIDRVVEALGRRLLEVPVGFKWFVPGLLEGSIGFGGEESAGASFLCRDGSVWSTDKDGIILALLAAEIIARTGRTPSQRYAELVTEHGDPAYARVDAPADREAKAKLKKLSAEDVAADALGGEPITAVLTQAPGNGAAIGGLKVTTASAWFAARPSGTEDVYKIYAESFQGPQHLAQVQREAQEVVDAALRG; the protein is encoded by the coding sequence ATGGCACGCCACGAGCGCGCAGGACAGCCCGCGCAGGAACAGGACCTGGTCGACGTGGAGGCTCTTGTCCGGGCCTACACGCAGATCGTCCCCGACCCCGACGACGTCGACCAGCAGGTCGCCTTCGGCACCTCCGGCCACCGCGGCAGCGCGCTGGACGCGGCCTTCAACGAGCACCACATCCTGGCCACGACGCAGGCGATCTGCGAGTACCGCCTGGAGCAGGGCACCGAGGGGCCGTTGTTCATCGGCAAGGACACCCACGCGCTGTCCGCCCCGGCCTGGCGCAGCGCGCTGGAGGTGCTCGTGGCCAACGGCGTCGACGTGCGCGTCGACCGGGAGGGCGAGGCGGCCTACACCCCGACGCCGGCGGTGTCCCGGGCGATCCTGGCGCACAACCGAGAGAGGCCGGGTGCCACCGGCACGGCGGACGGCATCGTGGTCACGCCGTCGCACAACCCGCCGCGCGACGGCGGCTTCAAGTACAACCCGCCGCACGGCGGGCCGGCCGACACCGACGCCACCGGGTGGATCGCCGACCGCGCCAACGAGCTGCTGCGCTTGGGGCTCGAGGGTGTGCGCCGGGTCCCGCTCGAGGAGGCGCTGGGGGCGGTGGAGCCCTACGACTTCATGGGCGAGTACGTCCGCGCCCTGCCCCGCGTCGTCGACCTCGACGCCATCCGCGAGGCGGGCGTGCGGATCGGGGCCGACCCGCTGGGCGGCGCGTCCGTGCACTACTGGCAGGCGATCGCCGACGAGCACGGCCTGGACCTCACGGTCGTCAACCCCGACGTCGATCCCACCTGGCGCTTCATGACGCTGGACTGGGACGGCAAGATCCGGATGGACTGCTCCTCCCCCGACGCGATGGCCTCGCTCATCGGGGCGATGGAGGACGGCGCCACCTACGACGTCGCCACCGGCAACGACGCGGACGCCGACCGGCACGGGATCGTCACGCCGGACGGCGGACTGATGAACCCCAACCACTACCTGGCCGTCGCGATCGACTATCTCTACGGCGGGGCCAGGCCGGAGTGGCCGCAGGACGTCGCGGTCGGCAAGACCCTGGTGTCCTCCTCGATGATCGACCGGGTCGTCGAGGCGCTCGGCCGTAGGCTGCTGGAGGTGCCGGTGGGCTTCAAGTGGTTCGTGCCCGGGCTGCTCGAGGGCTCGATCGGCTTCGGCGGCGAGGAGTCGGCGGGCGCCTCGTTCCTGTGCCGGGACGGGTCGGTGTGGTCCACGGACAAGGACGGGATCATCCTGGCCCTGCTGGCCGCCGAGATCATCGCGCGCACCGGCCGGACCCCCTCCCAGCGGTATGCCGAGCTGGTCACCGAGCACGGCGACCCCGCCTACGCGCGGGTGGACGCCCCCGCGGACCGCGAGGCCAAGGCCAAGCTCAAGAAGCTCTCCGCCGAGGACGTCGCCGCCGACGCGCTGGGGGGCGAGCCGATCACGGCCGTGCTCACGCAGGCGCCGGGCAACGGTGCCGCCATCGGCGGGCTCAAGGTGACGACCGCGTCGGCATGGTTCGCCGCCCGCCCGTCCGGGACCGAGGATGTCTACAAGATCTATGCCGAGTCGTTCCAGGGACCCCAGCACCTCGCCCAGGTGCAGCGCGAGGCGCAGGAGGTCGTGGACGCCGCCCTGCGCGGCTGA
- a CDS encoding MFS transporter, producing the protein MNRLRRGLIDLRPLGASPDFRRLWAGGLVSGLAMQMSVVAVLYQVWEMTRSPVWVGTIGLVQAVPMIVLGLVGGAVADALDRRAVVVRTTALQSLVALALALQAVLDVGSLALVLGLVALQSGAGALGAPARRTFVSRLLPPRLLAAGIALHMIGFQAAMMVGPALGGLAIGALGVGACYALNAVGFLVSLWAVHRLPPMPPGFSATREGERRSPRLRLRPVLSSLVEGVRTTVRRPVLRGSFLTDLAATLLAFPVALFPMVNELRFGGDPTTLGLFLSALAVGGLLAGVWSGSVTRAARLGWIQLLAASVWGLALAGFGLAGPLWLALAMLALAGAADTTSVTTRAAMVQLDTDDRVLGRVASVEHVIAVAGPDLGNFRAGVVAGWTSPAVAATSGGVLCVLAVLVVALSHPQVARFRVGDEHRDARAG; encoded by the coding sequence GTGAACAGGCTGCGCCGCGGCCTGATCGACCTGCGCCCGCTCGGCGCCAGCCCGGACTTCCGGCGGCTGTGGGCCGGCGGACTGGTCTCCGGGCTGGCGATGCAGATGTCGGTCGTGGCCGTGCTCTACCAGGTCTGGGAGATGACCCGCAGCCCGGTCTGGGTCGGCACGATCGGACTGGTGCAAGCGGTCCCGATGATCGTCCTGGGGCTGGTCGGCGGCGCGGTCGCCGACGCCCTGGACCGCCGCGCCGTGGTGGTCCGCACGACCGCGCTCCAGTCGCTCGTGGCCCTCGCGCTGGCTCTGCAGGCCGTCCTCGACGTCGGCTCGCTGGCCCTCGTCCTGGGGCTGGTCGCGCTACAGTCGGGAGCCGGCGCCCTGGGTGCACCGGCCCGCAGGACGTTCGTCAGCAGGCTGCTGCCGCCGCGGCTCCTGGCTGCCGGGATCGCGCTGCACATGATCGGCTTCCAGGCCGCCATGATGGTCGGGCCGGCGCTCGGCGGGCTGGCGATCGGGGCCCTCGGCGTCGGTGCCTGCTACGCCCTGAACGCGGTCGGCTTCCTCGTCTCGCTCTGGGCGGTCCACCGGCTCCCGCCGATGCCGCCCGGGTTCTCCGCCACGCGTGAGGGGGAGCGCAGGTCCCCACGGCTGCGTCTGCGCCCCGTGCTCTCCTCCCTCGTCGAGGGCGTGCGCACGACGGTGCGCCGTCCGGTGCTGCGCGGGAGCTTCCTGACCGACCTCGCCGCGACCCTGCTGGCCTTCCCGGTCGCGCTGTTCCCGATGGTCAACGAGCTCAGGTTCGGCGGCGACCCGACCACGCTCGGCCTGTTTCTCTCCGCGCTGGCGGTCGGCGGCCTGCTGGCGGGCGTCTGGTCCGGGTCGGTCACCCGCGCGGCCCGCCTGGGGTGGATCCAGCTCCTCGCCGCCTCGGTATGGGGTCTGGCGCTGGCCGGCTTCGGGCTCGCCGGACCGCTGTGGCTGGCCCTGGCGATGCTGGCCCTGGCCGGCGCGGCCGACACCACGTCGGTGACCACGCGGGCGGCGATGGTGCAGCTGGACACCGACGACCGGGTGCTGGGCCGGGTGGCCTCGGTGGAGCACGTCATCGCCGTCGCCGGTCCGGACCTGGGCAACTTCCGGGCCGGGGTGGTGGCCGGCTGGACCTCACCGGCGGTGGCGGCGACGAGCGGCGGGGTGCTCTGCGTGCTCGCGGTCCTGGTGGTGGCGCTCAGCCACCCGCAGGTGGCGCGGTTCCGCGTCGGCGACGAGCACCGCGACGCTCGGGCCGGCTGA